Proteins encoded together in one Bradyrhizobium sp. CB82 window:
- a CDS encoding ABC transporter substrate-binding protein has translation MSDRKKTLATTGFCIGRRGLLLGATSLAASRLSMPYVGNAAAAEPIKIGMIWAKTGSIVDQAEYLAQGGMLALEQRNNTLLGRPAEIVWLDEPNPQGAQQSAERLVGEQKVVGMVGGALSSFALAISSVAKKAKIPYVAANAAAGDLTGKSCNKYTFRLQPPVDVHARVLAPYCASIGKKWYLLTASYAFGQDIKRAFNDYITANGGTVVGADEVPVGTPDYSSFILKIRAAKPDVVIGGIAASDLTTFLKQWNELGMKGKIPFAEISVGNTDLWGVGPDAADGLYTITWWYKNPNNSPEEQSMAAAYEKKYNRPAADKAWMGWLGMKSLLDSIELAKSTEPAAIVQALESWKYRRGDIDIGYRDFDHQMTSRLLVAGIHPKISDKWDYFDVKAELPKTPEDIAKAFGSAGDGACKMDSL, from the coding sequence ATGTCGGACCGGAAGAAGACACTTGCGACGACAGGCTTTTGCATTGGCCGGCGCGGCCTGCTCCTGGGTGCAACGTCGCTCGCGGCCTCGCGCCTAAGCATGCCCTATGTCGGCAATGCGGCTGCCGCCGAGCCGATCAAGATCGGAATGATCTGGGCCAAGACCGGCTCGATCGTCGACCAGGCCGAATATCTCGCCCAGGGCGGCATGCTCGCGCTGGAACAACGCAACAACACGCTGTTGGGACGACCCGCCGAGATCGTCTGGCTGGACGAGCCCAATCCGCAGGGGGCGCAGCAGAGCGCGGAACGCCTCGTCGGCGAGCAGAAGGTCGTCGGCATGGTCGGCGGCGCGCTGTCCTCCTTCGCGCTTGCGATCTCGTCGGTCGCCAAGAAAGCCAAGATTCCCTACGTCGCCGCCAATGCCGCAGCTGGTGACCTGACCGGAAAATCCTGCAACAAATATACGTTCCGCCTGCAGCCTCCGGTCGATGTTCACGCCCGTGTTCTTGCCCCCTACTGCGCCTCGATCGGCAAGAAGTGGTACCTCCTGACCGCATCCTATGCGTTCGGCCAGGATATCAAGCGCGCCTTCAACGACTACATCACCGCCAACGGCGGCACGGTCGTCGGGGCCGACGAGGTACCGGTCGGAACGCCGGACTACTCCTCCTTCATCCTGAAGATCCGCGCGGCCAAGCCCGACGTCGTGATCGGCGGTATCGCCGCCAGCGACCTCACCACCTTCCTCAAGCAGTGGAACGAGCTCGGCATGAAGGGCAAGATCCCATTCGCCGAGATCTCGGTCGGCAATACCGATCTGTGGGGCGTCGGGCCCGACGCCGCCGACGGGCTCTACACCATCACCTGGTGGTACAAGAATCCGAACAACTCGCCTGAGGAGCAGTCGATGGCTGCAGCCTATGAGAAGAAATACAACAGGCCCGCAGCGGACAAGGCCTGGATGGGCTGGCTCGGCATGAAGAGCCTGCTCGACTCGATCGAGTTGGCGAAATCGACCGAGCCCGCCGCAATCGTGCAGGCGCTCGAGAGCTGGAAGTATCGCCGCGGCGACATCGACATCGGTTACCGCGATTTCGATCACCAGATGACTAGCCGTCTCCTGGTCGCCGGCATCCATCCCAAGATATCAGACAAATGGGACTATTTCGACGTCAAGGCCGAGCTGCCGAAGACGCCGGAGGACATCGCAAAGGCCTTCGGTTCGGCCGGCGACGGCGCCTGCAAGATGGACTCGCTCTGA
- a CDS encoding Gfo/Idh/MocA family oxidoreductase, whose product MTEIAVAVIGAGAIGRAHCETIGRSASCKLAAIAEPAAAGRAYAESLGVPWHADARELLSAVKPDAAIIATPNATHREFAIACIERGVVALVEKPIASTLADAAAIAAASERAGVPVLVGHHRRHNPVTRRARALIAEGALGRLTSATVLATFYKPADYFDVAWRREPGGGPVLINLIHEIDLVRHLCGEIASVQAIVSNAVRGFDVEDSAAILLRLANGALVTLSLSDTAASPWSWDLASGESPNYPPQPVPVQTHFLNGTEGALALPTLDYWHYASAKSWFAPISRDMVDVERGDPYRAQIDHLARVVRAEEAPLITARDGMLTLQATMAVHKAAKTGQIVRPVQEVEL is encoded by the coding sequence ATGACAGAGATCGCCGTGGCGGTGATCGGGGCCGGCGCTATCGGACGGGCCCATTGCGAAACGATCGGCCGATCCGCGAGCTGCAAGCTTGCGGCAATCGCCGAACCTGCCGCGGCGGGAAGGGCCTATGCGGAGAGTCTCGGCGTGCCCTGGCACGCCGACGCGCGCGAACTCCTCAGTGCAGTGAAGCCGGATGCGGCGATCATCGCCACACCGAATGCAACCCACCGCGAGTTCGCGATCGCCTGCATCGAGCGCGGCGTCGTGGCGCTGGTCGAGAAACCGATCGCGAGCACGCTTGCCGATGCCGCGGCGATTGCGGCCGCTTCGGAGCGCGCAGGCGTGCCGGTTCTGGTCGGCCACCATCGGCGGCACAACCCGGTCACGCGGAGGGCCCGCGCCCTGATTGCCGAGGGTGCGCTTGGTCGGTTGACCAGCGCAACCGTGCTCGCGACCTTCTACAAGCCCGCCGACTATTTCGACGTCGCATGGCGCCGGGAGCCCGGAGGCGGCCCGGTGTTGATCAACCTCATTCACGAGATCGATCTCGTCCGCCATCTCTGCGGCGAGATCGCGTCCGTGCAGGCCATCGTCTCCAACGCCGTGCGCGGTTTCGACGTCGAGGACAGCGCGGCGATCCTGCTCCGGCTCGCCAATGGTGCCCTGGTGACGCTCAGTCTCAGCGACACTGCGGCGTCCCCGTGGAGCTGGGATCTCGCCAGCGGCGAGAGTCCGAACTATCCGCCGCAGCCGGTTCCGGTGCAGACGCATTTCCTCAACGGGACCGAAGGCGCACTCGCGCTGCCGACGCTCGACTATTGGCATTATGCGTCGGCGAAGAGCTGGTTTGCCCCGATCTCGCGCGACATGGTCGACGTCGAGCGCGGTGATCCCTATCGCGCGCAGATTGATCATCTGGCGCGGGTGGTCAGGGCTGAGGAAGCCCCGCTGATTACCGCGCGCGACGGCATGCTGACCCTGCAGGCCACGATGGCCGTTCACAAAGCCGCCAAAACCGGTCAGATAGTGCGGCCTGTTCAGGAGGTGGAATTGTGA
- a CDS encoding IclR family transcriptional regulator → MNQDAALMLKNADPADAPSGLLERTLGVLELLATNAHGMQLFEIADSLHIPRSATHRVLTSLIDHGYVKQEREQGAYQLTAKIASLAFTFLAGSGITDFAQPLLDRLARESGELVRLAMIDGRELVWVAKAQGSPAGLRYDPDMGQVGRLSCSASGHAWLSCLSDEDARALVEKQGYGLRKDYGPRAPESWPALLKYLRLTRKRGVSICVQTYTPWMSATAAPIRHPKSKEVTGAVVIAGPHIRLTEERMFELAPALLQTAQELSMATLASPGLYGRVARPGESFFDAGS, encoded by the coding sequence GTGAATCAGGATGCTGCCTTGATGCTGAAGAATGCCGACCCCGCGGATGCGCCGAGCGGCCTGCTGGAACGGACGCTCGGCGTGCTCGAGCTGCTCGCAACGAATGCGCACGGCATGCAGTTGTTCGAGATCGCCGATTCGTTGCACATTCCCCGCAGCGCCACCCATCGCGTGCTGACGAGCCTGATCGATCATGGTTACGTCAAGCAGGAGCGCGAGCAGGGCGCCTATCAGCTCACAGCGAAGATCGCCTCGCTCGCCTTCACCTTTCTCGCCGGCAGCGGCATCACCGATTTCGCGCAGCCGCTATTGGACCGCCTGGCGCGGGAAAGCGGCGAGCTGGTGCGTCTCGCCATGATCGACGGGCGGGAACTCGTGTGGGTGGCCAAGGCGCAGGGTTCGCCCGCCGGCCTGCGTTACGATCCGGACATGGGGCAAGTGGGACGGCTGTCCTGCTCGGCCAGCGGACATGCGTGGCTGTCGTGCCTCTCGGACGAAGATGCGCGCGCGTTGGTCGAGAAGCAGGGGTATGGGCTGCGCAAGGATTATGGTCCGCGAGCACCCGAGAGCTGGCCGGCGCTGCTGAAATATCTGCGTCTGACGCGCAAGCGCGGTGTCAGCATCTGCGTGCAGACCTATACGCCCTGGATGAGCGCGACCGCTGCACCGATCCGTCATCCCAAGTCCAAGGAGGTGACCGGAGCCGTGGTGATCGCGGGTCCTCACATCCGCCTGACTGAGGAACGCATGTTCGAGCTCGCGCCGGCGCTGCTGCAGACCGCGCAGGAGCTCTCGATGGCGACGCTTGCCTCGCCCGGCCTCTACGGCCGCGTCGCGCGTCCCGGCGAGAGCTTCTTCGACGCCGGCTCCTGA
- a CDS encoding SDR family oxidoreductase, whose product MRILITGGGGFIGAWLARRLAADGHRPRVFEPVERSAQFSGIVGAVAGSVEWRIGDIADGQAVRAAAEGCDAIVHLAGVLTPACKADPVRGAMINLIGTLNVFNAAQALGIRRIVYTSSAGVYGPDDEATPRPITHYGTFKLACEGSARAYWEDHGIASTGFRPYIVYGYGRETGLTAGPSLACRAAARGESYVIPYIGTAGLVFVDDVVAAYEAALRREPHGAHVFNLPGEVASNDDVVAAVHAVVPAAAIGVDGPVLPFAQDIGEGDLRAVFPGLPATSLRDGIGRTIELYRAAP is encoded by the coding sequence ATGAGGATCCTGATCACGGGCGGCGGCGGTTTCATCGGCGCTTGGCTGGCGCGGCGGCTTGCGGCCGATGGCCATCGGCCGCGGGTGTTCGAGCCGGTCGAGCGTTCGGCCCAGTTCAGCGGGATTGTCGGGGCCGTCGCTGGCTCGGTGGAGTGGCGCATCGGCGATATCGCGGATGGGCAAGCCGTGCGAGCGGCAGCAGAGGGCTGCGACGCAATTGTTCATCTCGCCGGTGTGCTGACGCCCGCCTGCAAGGCCGATCCCGTGCGTGGCGCCATGATCAATCTCATCGGCACGCTGAACGTGTTCAATGCGGCGCAGGCGCTCGGCATTCGTCGCATCGTCTACACCAGCAGCGCCGGAGTCTATGGTCCCGATGATGAGGCGACGCCGCGTCCGATCACCCATTACGGCACGTTCAAGCTCGCCTGCGAAGGCAGTGCGAGGGCCTACTGGGAGGATCATGGCATCGCCAGCACCGGCTTTCGGCCCTACATCGTGTACGGCTATGGCCGCGAAACCGGATTGACCGCCGGCCCGTCGCTCGCCTGCCGCGCGGCGGCACGCGGCGAAAGTTACGTCATTCCTTACATCGGCACTGCCGGTCTCGTGTTTGTCGACGACGTGGTCGCAGCTTACGAGGCGGCGCTTCGGCGCGAGCCTCACGGCGCGCATGTCTTCAATCTGCCGGGCGAGGTGGCTTCGAACGATGATGTCGTCGCGGCCGTGCACGCCGTCGTGCCGGCCGCAGCGATCGGCGTCGATGGACCCGTGCTTCCATTCGCGCAGGATATCGGCGAAGGCGACTTGCGGGCCGTGTTCCCCGGCTTGCCTGCGACCTCGTTGCGCGACGGTATCGGTCGCACCATCGAGCTCTACCGGGCGGCGCCATGA
- a CDS encoding sugar phosphate isomerase/epimerase family protein, with the protein MTLPLLGAHTFGLAWDCAADEAIERLAAAGYRSIQLMATPPHFNPWIEDAARTRRLRALIERHGLSLLALDLASSDVNLASPSPHVVDFAVSSYAAAIDRASELGARWICVGSGRRHALFAKANDRLMASFRDAFARIHDKAQRAGIPIILENHPQGLLATAADTARFLDAEGYADMPVIYDVANAFAIGEDPVEGLKALSPRLGIVHLSDAPKGQWRHDPIGSGAIDFTAIATWLRQQAYDGNVVLEILSEQPLRDIDEGAAMLQRQGLVFSLES; encoded by the coding sequence ATGACGCTCCCGCTGCTCGGCGCCCATACCTTCGGCCTCGCCTGGGATTGTGCCGCCGATGAGGCGATCGAGCGGCTGGCTGCGGCTGGCTATCGTTCCATCCAGTTGATGGCGACGCCGCCGCACTTCAATCCCTGGATAGAGGATGCCGCGCGCACGCGACGACTTCGCGCGCTGATCGAGCGTCACGGCCTGTCGCTGCTGGCGCTCGACCTCGCCAGCAGCGACGTCAATCTCGCGAGCCCTTCGCCGCATGTGGTCGATTTTGCGGTGTCGTCTTATGCGGCCGCGATTGATCGTGCCTCCGAGCTCGGCGCGCGCTGGATCTGCGTCGGCTCCGGCCGACGTCACGCGCTGTTCGCAAAGGCCAACGATCGCTTGATGGCGAGCTTTCGTGACGCCTTCGCCCGCATCCATGACAAGGCGCAGCGTGCCGGCATTCCGATCATCCTCGAAAACCATCCGCAGGGGCTGCTCGCCACTGCCGCCGATACCGCACGCTTTCTCGACGCCGAAGGCTACGCCGACATGCCGGTAATCTACGATGTCGCCAACGCCTTTGCGATCGGCGAGGACCCGGTCGAGGGACTCAAGGCGTTGTCGCCGCGCCTCGGCATCGTGCATTTGTCCGACGCCCCGAAAGGGCAGTGGCGGCATGATCCGATCGGCTCGGGCGCGATCGATTTTACGGCGATTGCCACGTGGCTCCGGCAGCAGGCCTATGACGGCAACGTCGTACTCGAGATCTTGTCGGAGCAGCCGCTCAGGGATATCGACGAAGGCGCTGCCATGCTCCAGCGGCAGGGACTGGTCTTTTCCCTCGAGAGCTGA
- a CDS encoding helix-turn-helix domain-containing protein, which produces MIPHYFLYEEAAPDVEPSFLHIEPIPVRSGRHNWTIRTHSHPDHHQILVISKGGGAIEVEGVSWEVSPPSLVIIPALTIHAIRFKPGTDGYVITVAPPFLQSALDDDADLVDGFRLPARFLPQQIGRDIDLVGLFASLEHEFVWSAPGRRTAIKAYLQLLAVTVRRLLEQERVRPISSAREAETVMRFRELVEKHYRHHTSLEVYARKLGVTAARLNACCRMTTGKSSLALINDRLLTEAKRNLVYSGMTVNEIGAALGYADPAYFNRFFSRNVGLSPGRFRERLLSDVPHTAAG; this is translated from the coding sequence ATGATCCCGCACTATTTTTTGTATGAGGAGGCGGCGCCGGATGTCGAGCCTTCCTTCCTTCATATCGAACCGATTCCAGTGCGCAGCGGCCGGCACAATTGGACAATCCGGACCCACAGCCATCCCGACCACCATCAGATCCTGGTGATCAGCAAGGGTGGCGGCGCCATCGAGGTCGAAGGTGTGAGCTGGGAAGTGTCGCCGCCGTCGCTGGTCATCATTCCGGCGCTGACGATCCATGCCATCCGCTTCAAGCCCGGCACCGACGGCTATGTCATCACCGTGGCGCCGCCTTTCCTGCAATCCGCGCTCGATGACGATGCCGACCTCGTCGACGGCTTTCGTCTGCCGGCGCGCTTCCTGCCGCAACAGATCGGCCGGGACATCGATCTCGTCGGCCTGTTCGCCTCGCTCGAGCACGAATTCGTCTGGTCGGCACCTGGCCGCCGCACCGCCATCAAGGCCTATCTGCAACTGCTCGCGGTGACGGTGCGCCGGCTGCTCGAGCAGGAGCGCGTCCGCCCGATCTCCAGCGCGCGGGAAGCGGAGACTGTGATGCGCTTTCGCGAGCTGGTCGAAAAGCACTATCGCCATCATACCTCGCTCGAGGTCTACGCGCGCAAGCTCGGCGTAACGGCGGCGCGCCTCAACGCCTGTTGCCGGATGACGACGGGGAAATCGTCGCTGGCGCTGATCAATGATCGGCTGCTCACGGAGGCCAAGCGCAACCTGGTCTATTCCGGCATGACTGTGAACGAGATCGGCGCCGCACTTGGCTATGCCGATCCGGCCTATTTCAACCGGTTCTTCTCCCGCAATGTGGGCTTGTCGCCTGGACGATTTCGCGAGCGGCTGCTTTCCGATGTTCCCCACACGGCGGCCGGTTGA
- a CDS encoding FAD-dependent oxidoreductase, protein MSGQARDLSCDVLVVGSGAGGLSTAITARKCGLDVIIVEKDRYFGGATAFSGGVLWVPGNRHARDAGVADSREAARTYLKHETGNHFDDAAIDAFLDVGPRMLDFFEQETEAQFVLSAYPDYHPDVEGGARLGRSVTAAPYDARALGDEIRRLRPPLETITFIGMMFNSSNDELKHFFRVTSSLASAIYVAKRLASHLWDLARYRRGVKITSGNALAARLAKTVFDLGIPLLTATSAQRLTSWNGAITGAVVSDAKGEFAIAARRAVVLASGGFPHDQARIARAYPHLARGGEHQSPTPSSNTGDGIRMAEEAGGSCDIRFPHAAAWMPVSRVPLGNRTGVFPHLVDRYKPGVIAVNRQGRRFTNESESYHDVGAAMIADSAGGSETAAWLICDHATIRKYGLGYAKPAPVPVGPFVRNGYLSRGATLRELAAAVGIDADGLEATVREYNECAIHGIDRAFKRGSTAFNRYLGDAEHKPNPNVAPIGTGPYYALQLIMGDLGTFDGLTTDVVGRVVRHDGTAITGLYAVGNDRASIMGGNYPGAGITLGPIMTFGYITGRHLAGQHA, encoded by the coding sequence ATGTCAGGACAAGCGCGCGATCTGTCGTGCGACGTGCTGGTCGTGGGCTCGGGCGCCGGCGGGCTGTCCACCGCCATTACGGCGCGAAAGTGCGGGCTCGACGTGATCATCGTCGAGAAGGATCGGTACTTTGGCGGCGCCACCGCATTTTCGGGCGGCGTGCTCTGGGTCCCCGGCAATCGCCATGCGCGCGACGCGGGCGTTGCGGATAGTCGCGAGGCGGCACGCACTTATCTCAAGCACGAGACCGGCAATCATTTCGACGATGCGGCGATCGACGCCTTTCTCGATGTCGGCCCGCGCATGCTCGACTTCTTCGAGCAGGAGACCGAGGCGCAGTTCGTGCTGTCGGCCTATCCCGATTACCATCCCGATGTGGAAGGCGGAGCCAGGCTCGGCCGGTCGGTCACCGCGGCGCCTTACGATGCCCGCGCGCTCGGCGACGAGATCCGGCGGCTGCGGCCGCCGCTCGAGACCATCACCTTTATCGGCATGATGTTCAACTCGTCCAACGACGAGCTGAAGCACTTCTTCCGCGTGACCTCTTCGCTTGCGTCGGCGATCTACGTGGCCAAGCGGCTCGCGAGCCATCTCTGGGACCTCGCGCGCTATCGCCGGGGCGTCAAGATCACCAGCGGCAACGCGCTGGCCGCGCGCCTGGCCAAGACGGTCTTCGATCTCGGAATTCCGCTGCTCACGGCGACGTCGGCCCAACGGCTGACCAGCTGGAACGGCGCCATCACAGGCGCTGTCGTCAGCGATGCCAAGGGCGAATTCGCGATCGCGGCACGCCGCGCTGTGGTGCTGGCAAGCGGCGGATTCCCACATGATCAGGCGCGCATCGCCCGCGCTTATCCGCACCTTGCCCGCGGTGGCGAGCATCAGTCGCCGACGCCATCGTCCAACACCGGCGATGGCATCCGCATGGCGGAGGAGGCGGGCGGCAGCTGCGATATCCGTTTTCCGCATGCTGCGGCCTGGATGCCGGTGTCGCGCGTGCCGCTCGGCAATCGCACAGGCGTGTTTCCGCATCTCGTGGACCGCTACAAGCCCGGCGTGATCGCGGTGAACAGGCAAGGCCGCCGCTTCACCAACGAGTCCGAGTCATATCACGACGTCGGCGCAGCGATGATCGCGGACAGCGCCGGCGGCAGCGAGACCGCGGCCTGGCTGATCTGCGATCACGCCACGATCCGCAAATACGGCCTCGGCTATGCCAAGCCGGCGCCCGTGCCGGTCGGGCCCTTCGTGCGTAACGGCTATCTGAGCCGCGGCGCGACGCTGCGCGAGCTTGCCGCTGCTGTCGGCATTGATGCCGACGGTCTGGAAGCAACGGTGCGCGAGTACAATGAGTGCGCGATCCACGGCATCGACCGCGCGTTTAAGCGCGGGTCGACCGCATTCAACCGGTATCTCGGCGATGCCGAGCACAAGCCGAACCCTAACGTGGCGCCCATCGGCACCGGACCATACTACGCGCTGCAGCTCATCATGGGCGATCTCGGCACGTTCGACGGTCTGACCACCGACGTTGTCGGTCGCGTGGTGCGCCACGACGGCACGGCGATCACCGGGCTCTATGCCGTCGGCAATGATCGCGCCTCGATCATGGGCGGCAACTATCCCGGTGCCGGCATCACGCTCGGGCCGATCATGACCTTCGGTTACATCACCGGCCGTCATCTGGCCGGCCAGCACGCCTGA
- a CDS encoding ABC transporter substrate-binding protein: MTMTRRNFVGAGLATALAPRLARAQSHNTIRIGVITDMSGIYRDVSGPTTVACAQQAAAEFMAANPSIKVEILVADHQNKADVGLAIIRKWFDQDGVDVIENVGNSSIALGAKYLIEDKNKAALITTAGSSDLTGRSCSANLVHWSWDSWCLAHSTATSLVRTGGSKWFFLTADYAFGHAAEADAAKFVKAAGGTVLGSVRYPFGSTSDFSSFLLQAQSSGANVIAFANSGNELINCLKQAQEFGLDQGGTRMAALVGYVTDVIGMGLSTAKGLSLTETFYWDLNERTRAFMNRVKPRLAASVYPNMSQAGDYACVLHYLKAVKEFGVERAKRNGREVVELMKKMPTDDDCFGQGMIRADGRKIHPAYLFEVKKPAESTSTGDVYKLVSTLSTTEAFRPLEEGSCALVRS; this comes from the coding sequence ATGACCATGACACGCCGTAATTTCGTCGGTGCCGGCCTCGCCACGGCGTTGGCGCCGCGCCTCGCGAGAGCACAGTCCCATAACACGATCCGCATCGGTGTGATCACCGACATGTCCGGCATCTATCGCGACGTGTCGGGGCCCACGACGGTCGCCTGTGCGCAGCAGGCTGCGGCCGAATTCATGGCGGCCAACCCCTCCATCAAGGTCGAGATCCTGGTCGCCGACCATCAAAACAAGGCCGACGTCGGCCTGGCGATCATCCGTAAATGGTTCGACCAGGATGGTGTGGACGTGATCGAGAATGTCGGCAACTCTTCGATCGCGCTCGGCGCCAAGTACCTGATCGAGGACAAGAACAAGGCCGCGCTCATCACCACCGCCGGCTCGTCGGACCTGACCGGCAGGAGCTGCAGTGCGAACCTCGTGCACTGGTCTTGGGATTCCTGGTGCCTCGCCCATTCGACGGCGACCTCGCTCGTGCGCACCGGCGGCTCGAAGTGGTTCTTCCTCACCGCCGATTATGCCTTCGGCCATGCGGCGGAGGCGGATGCGGCGAAATTCGTCAAGGCGGCGGGCGGTACTGTGCTCGGCTCGGTACGCTATCCCTTCGGCTCGACCTCGGACTTCTCGTCCTTCCTGCTGCAGGCCCAATCGAGCGGCGCGAATGTGATCGCCTTTGCTAATTCCGGCAATGAGCTGATCAACTGTCTGAAGCAGGCCCAGGAGTTCGGCCTCGACCAAGGCGGCACGCGCATGGCGGCGCTGGTCGGCTATGTCACCGACGTCATCGGCATGGGCCTGTCGACGGCCAAGGGCCTGTCGCTTACCGAGACCTTCTACTGGGATCTCAATGAGCGAACGCGCGCCTTCATGAACCGGGTGAAGCCGCGCCTGGCAGCAAGCGTCTATCCCAATATGAGCCAGGCCGGCGATTACGCCTGTGTGCTGCACTACCTCAAGGCGGTGAAGGAGTTCGGCGTCGAGCGGGCCAAGCGCAACGGCCGCGAGGTCGTCGAGCTGATGAAGAAAATGCCGACCGACGACGACTGCTTCGGCCAGGGCATGATCCGCGCCGACGGGCGCAAGATCCATCCGGCTTATCTCTTCGAAGTGAAAAAGCCCGCGGAGAGCACGTCCACCGGCGACGTCTACAAGCTGGTTTCGACCCTGAGCACAACCGAAGCGTTCCGGCCCCTCGAGGAGGGAAGCTGCGCGCTGGTGCGCAGCTGA
- a CDS encoding NIPSNAP family protein codes for MIEHAIVDLRVYTIRLRKMAEFVDVFDRLAIPVQLKYLGRPLGMFTSAVGPLNQIVHLWGFPDMGEFERRHTARDQDPDWPAYLQASEHLIVAQENRLIRRIELPSLSGLAT; via the coding sequence ATGATCGAGCACGCCATTGTCGATTTGCGCGTCTACACCATCCGCCTGCGTAAGATGGCGGAATTCGTCGATGTGTTCGACCGGCTCGCAATCCCGGTCCAGCTAAAATATCTGGGGCGCCCGCTGGGCATGTTCACGAGCGCGGTCGGGCCGCTCAACCAGATAGTCCATCTCTGGGGCTTCCCCGACATGGGCGAGTTCGAGCGCCGGCACACCGCACGCGACCAGGATCCCGACTGGCCGGCCTACCTGCAAGCCTCCGAGCATCTTATCGTCGCGCAGGAGAACCGGCTGATCCGCAGGATCGAGCTGCCATCCCTGTCCGGCCTGGCCACCTGA